One bacterium genomic region harbors:
- the prmC gene encoding peptide chain release factor N(5)-glutamine methyltransferase, whose translation MEDKVPESWTPLRILQWAVPFLAQKGLSNPRLDAEVLVAHALGIKRLQVYLQYDRPLDKEELARMRCLFQRRAQHEPIQYITGIREFYGLAFYVAPGVLIPRPETELLVERALTHLKTLPEEKRLVLDLGTGSGCIALAIAKTLSCRVWGVDRSEKALELAVSNATKLEVPGVIWRLGSWFDALKAEDPTRFGVIVSNPPYIPFEEKQGLAPEVRDFEPPEALFAENKGLGAYQEIQKDLMDHLDPDGAAFFELEANGYDKVRGLFGTEWEMSPYSDLQGITRVLGLFPRQKS comes from the coding sequence GTGGAGGACAAAGTCCCCGAGTCCTGGACCCCCTTGAGGATCCTCCAGTGGGCGGTCCCTTTTTTGGCCCAAAAAGGCCTCTCCAACCCCCGGTTGGATGCCGAGGTCCTGGTCGCCCACGCCTTGGGGATCAAGAGGCTCCAAGTGTATCTCCAATATGACCGGCCCTTGGACAAGGAAGAACTGGCCAGGATGCGGTGTCTTTTCCAACGTCGGGCCCAACATGAGCCGATCCAGTACATCACGGGAATTAGGGAATTCTACGGGTTGGCCTTTTACGTCGCCCCTGGGGTCCTTATCCCAAGGCCTGAAACCGAGCTTTTGGTCGAAAGGGCTTTGACTCACTTGAAGACCCTCCCCGAAGAAAAACGGCTGGTTTTGGACTTGGGAACAGGAAGCGGGTGTATCGCTCTTGCGATCGCCAAGACCTTATCTTGCCGCGTTTGGGGTGTTGATCGGTCCGAAAAGGCCCTGGAATTGGCTGTATCCAATGCCACGAAGCTGGAAGTACCAGGGGTGATTTGGCGCCTGGGAAGCTGGTTCGATGCTTTGAAGGCCGAGGATCCCACCCGGTTCGGGGTGATCGTAAGCAATCCACCCTATATCCCCTTCGAGGAAAAGCAGGGCTTGGCCCCGGAAGTAAGGGATTTTGAGCCTCCGGAGGCTCTTTTCGCTGAAAACAAAGGATTAGGGGCCTATCAAGAGATTCAAAAGGATTTGATGGATCATTTGGATCCTGATGGGGCGGCTTTTTTCGAATTGGAGGCCAATGGCTACGACAAAGTCCGGGGGCTTTTTGGCACGGAGTGGGAGATGAGTCCCTATTCCGACCTCCAGGGTATCACCCGGGTCTTGGGGCTTTTTCCTAGGCAAAAGAGTTGA